A single Sphingomonas kaistensis DNA region contains:
- a CDS encoding sulfite exporter TauE/SafE family protein, producing the protein MSEIWLCLAGLLAGLINAIAGGGPLLTLAALTAVGIDPRTANLTSTVALCPGQLIAGFRARRALDALNGDGTSRQVVPLLALVGGAIGGLLLLWTPPAGFAAIVPWLVLLATALYAWGGHRMEANSRPRLSRPVLLAALSLSSIYGGYFGGGNSFVVLALLGLAGLGDQDGANAKNAVIACINLGAVLVFVPSGEIAWHAAIAVGLGGVAGSWAGSRLLPAIRPAVLRPFIILCGLFLATWYFAT; encoded by the coding sequence ATGAGTGAGATTTGGCTTTGCCTGGCAGGCCTTCTTGCCGGACTGATCAATGCCATCGCGGGTGGTGGCCCGCTGTTGACGCTTGCGGCGCTCACGGCGGTCGGGATCGATCCGCGCACGGCGAATCTCACGTCCACTGTGGCGCTGTGTCCCGGGCAGCTTATCGCAGGTTTCCGCGCCCGCCGCGCACTTGATGCCCTGAACGGCGATGGGACGTCTCGGCAGGTCGTGCCGTTGCTGGCCCTGGTCGGCGGGGCAATTGGCGGACTGCTGCTGCTGTGGACCCCGCCCGCCGGCTTCGCTGCCATCGTGCCCTGGCTGGTGCTGCTCGCCACCGCGCTCTACGCCTGGGGTGGGCATCGCATGGAGGCCAACTCGCGGCCGCGCCTGTCCCGGCCGGTACTGCTCGCCGCGCTGTCGCTGTCGTCAATCTACGGCGGCTATTTCGGCGGTGGGAACAGCTTCGTCGTGCTGGCGCTGCTCGGACTTGCGGGGCTTGGCGACCAGGACGGCGCCAATGCCAAAAACGCCGTGATCGCGTGCATCAATCTTGGCGCGGTGCTGGTGTTCGTGCCGTCGGGCGAGATCGCCTGGCATGCGGCCATCGCGGTGGGGCTTGGCGGAGTGGCGGGGTCATGGGCGGGGTCGCGCCTGTTACCGGCGATCCGCCCGGCCGTGTTGCGGCCCTTCATTATCCTCTGCGGTCTGTTCCTCGCTACCTGGTACTTCGCGACCTAG
- a CDS encoding sigma-54 dependent transcriptional regulator — MSIDCNLVAVVDDDHDLRASLVQVLQLDGFRVIDFADGNAAAKRITRDFPGMVITDLRMPGLDGTALFARLNDLDPDLPVVVITGHGDMLTAIDLMRRGAYDFLPKPFSTDQLLPTVRRALEKRALVLENRSLKEGAGDGHGTELIGTSKSITRVRAALDQLAATDRPVLFVGETGTGKSRCAALLHRLSNRAQQPLITVDCGGLSTRELGVQLFGCASDALPGAALPRTGVLRRAGGGTVVLDRIERLPPDLQPAILHLLDSGQATPVGSPFPQQIEARIIATADPALAAAVEQGDFSKALFHRLKGLTVEIAPLRERLEDVTMLFGTFLHEAARGAKVAVPEIPLHFLARLRAHRWTGNVRELQSIADEVVLGLGGLSDGALAQDEGLREAVARFEADYIRSVLSEARGDVEAARAKLDLPRKTLYDKMTRHGLVPADFRRR, encoded by the coding sequence ATGAGCATCGACTGCAACCTCGTGGCCGTGGTCGACGACGACCATGATCTCCGCGCCTCACTGGTGCAGGTGCTCCAGCTCGACGGGTTTCGCGTGATCGACTTTGCCGACGGCAATGCCGCGGCCAAGCGGATCACTCGCGATTTCCCGGGCATGGTGATCACCGATTTGAGGATGCCGGGGCTAGACGGAACGGCGCTCTTCGCGCGGCTGAACGATCTCGATCCCGACCTGCCGGTGGTGGTGATCACCGGGCACGGCGACATGCTGACCGCGATCGACCTCATGCGCCGCGGCGCCTACGATTTCCTGCCCAAACCCTTCAGCACCGACCAGCTTCTGCCAACCGTTCGCCGCGCACTCGAAAAACGCGCCCTCGTGCTGGAGAACCGCTCGCTGAAGGAGGGCGCGGGCGACGGGCACGGCACCGAACTCATCGGCACCTCCAAATCCATCACCCGGGTCCGGGCCGCGCTCGACCAGCTTGCCGCCACCGACCGCCCTGTCCTGTTTGTCGGGGAAACCGGCACCGGAAAAAGCCGCTGCGCCGCGCTTCTTCACCGCTTGTCGAATCGCGCGCAGCAGCCGCTTATCACGGTGGACTGCGGCGGGCTTTCGACGCGGGAGCTTGGCGTCCAGCTGTTCGGCTGTGCCAGCGACGCGCTGCCCGGTGCTGCCTTGCCGCGAACCGGCGTGCTGCGCCGCGCCGGCGGCGGGACGGTGGTGCTTGACCGCATCGAGCGTCTACCGCCCGATTTGCAGCCCGCCATCCTGCACCTCCTCGACAGCGGCCAGGCGACACCGGTGGGCAGTCCCTTTCCGCAGCAGATCGAAGCGAGGATCATCGCCACCGCCGACCCCGCGCTGGCCGCGGCGGTCGAGCAAGGCGACTTCAGCAAGGCCCTGTTCCACCGCCTGAAAGGACTGACGGTCGAGATCGCCCCACTGCGCGAACGGCTCGAGGACGTGACGATGCTGTTCGGGACCTTCCTCCACGAAGCGGCGCGGGGCGCCAAGGTCGCCGTGCCGGAGATCCCCTTGCATTTCCTCGCCCGACTGCGCGCGCATCGCTGGACGGGCAACGTTCGCGAATTGCAGTCGATTGCGGACGAGGTGGTCCTCGGTCTCGGCGGCCTGTCGGACGGCGCGCTGGCGCAGGACGAGGGTCTGCGCGAAGCGGTGGCACGGTTCGAAGCCGATTACATCCGGTCGGTGCTGAGCGAGGCCAGGGGCGATGTCGAAGCCGCCCGCGCGAAGCTCGATCTGCCGCGCAAGACGTTGTACGACAAGATGACGCGGCACGGGCTGGTGCCCGCCGATTTCCGCCGCCGCTAG
- a CDS encoding sensor histidine kinase, producing MEARGFTTRRIAAIIALLAAVGALLWISQRIAVDRAVAEERQRLTTVATLAAANFSRQIDMFELVATTLSADPEVSRVLETNDPRAVERLNERLATLSARLETSVIYLMDRRGTTVVSSNWRQPDSFVGDNYAFRRYFSQAMTEGASSQFGLGTRSRIPGLFLGRRIDGPGGASGVLVVKIRFDRMEQEWARTIGEAFVTDPDGLILVTSRPALRFSTVRSLDPRRREAMRARFTTTDLPLAMHPDFAAGRVTSTGRWHGEKLLAVTVPAAPPFRLSVLSPIAGAAAAARNSALLILLLLGAVLAIATLGISARRRLAAARAREAEQRRVDDLKNRLEQANRLSMLGQVVAGVGHEINQPIAAISMRAGSAKMLIDAGNPDEAKTAMSDIERLIHRLGRITGELRNFSRRSERKLEPVRLGDAIDGVALLLGDTLRRANSTFDVALPDPDLAVLAEQVRLEQVLVNLVRNALEAGGEGTRIWVETFADADCIRLEVSNDGPPISPEVRAQLFQPFTSTKSEGLGLGLLISRDIVSEFGGRLSLADDEIDRTTFRIDLKRTG from the coding sequence GTGGAGGCCCGGGGGTTCACGACCAGGCGTATCGCGGCGATAATCGCCTTGCTGGCGGCGGTCGGCGCATTGCTGTGGATCAGCCAGCGCATCGCGGTCGATCGCGCGGTAGCTGAAGAGCGCCAGCGACTGACCACCGTGGCGACACTCGCCGCCGCCAATTTCTCCCGCCAGATCGACATGTTCGAACTGGTCGCGACCACGCTCTCGGCCGATCCCGAAGTCAGCCGGGTGCTGGAAACCAACGATCCCCGGGCAGTTGAGCGGCTGAACGAGCGGCTGGCGACACTCAGTGCAAGGCTCGAGACGTCGGTCATTTACCTGATGGACCGCCGCGGCACGACGGTGGTCAGCAGTAACTGGCGCCAGCCCGACAGCTTCGTCGGCGATAATTATGCCTTCCGCCGCTATTTTTCGCAGGCGATGACGGAAGGCGCGTCGAGCCAGTTCGGGCTCGGCACTCGAAGCCGCATCCCCGGGCTGTTCCTCGGGCGGCGGATCGACGGGCCCGGCGGCGCCAGCGGCGTGCTGGTGGTGAAGATCCGCTTCGACCGGATGGAGCAGGAATGGGCGCGGACCATCGGCGAAGCATTCGTCACCGATCCCGACGGCCTCATTCTCGTTACCAGCAGGCCCGCGCTTCGTTTCAGCACAGTGCGTTCGCTCGATCCCCGGCGGCGCGAGGCAATGCGGGCGAGGTTCACGACTACCGATCTGCCGCTCGCCATGCATCCCGACTTTGCGGCCGGGAGGGTCACTTCCACAGGAAGGTGGCACGGGGAAAAATTGTTAGCTGTAACCGTCCCTGCCGCGCCGCCATTTCGCCTTTCGGTATTGTCCCCCATCGCGGGGGCGGCCGCCGCGGCCCGCAACAGCGCGCTTCTGATCCTACTCCTCTTGGGCGCGGTTCTGGCAATTGCGACCCTCGGCATCTCGGCCCGCCGCCGGCTTGCCGCAGCGCGAGCTCGCGAGGCAGAGCAGCGGCGGGTCGACGATCTCAAAAATCGGCTGGAACAGGCCAATCGCTTGTCCATGCTCGGCCAGGTCGTTGCCGGGGTGGGGCATGAGATCAACCAGCCGATCGCCGCCATCAGCATGCGGGCGGGCAGCGCCAAGATGCTGATCGACGCCGGCAATCCCGATGAAGCCAAGACGGCGATGAGCGACATCGAGCGCCTCATCCACCGGCTGGGCCGAATCACTGGCGAATTGCGCAATTTCTCGCGGCGGTCGGAGCGGAAGCTGGAGCCGGTCCGACTGGGCGACGCGATAGACGGCGTGGCGCTGCTGCTGGGCGACACGCTACGCCGCGCGAACTCGACCTTTGACGTCGCGTTGCCCGATCCCGATCTTGCTGTGCTGGCCGAGCAGGTCCGGCTTGAGCAGGTGCTGGTGAACCTCGTTCGCAACGCGCTGGAGGCTGGCGGCGAAGGCACGCGAATCTGGGTCGAGACATTCGCCGATGCCGATTGCATCCGCCTCGAAGTCAGCAACGACGGGCCGCCCATTTCGCCCGAGGTACGCGCGCAGTTGTTCCAGCCCTTTACCTCGACCAAGAGCGAAGGCCTCGGCCTCGGCCTCCTCATCAGCCGCGACATCGTGTCCGAATTCGGCGGGCGCCTCTCGCTGGCGGACGATGAGATCGATCGAACGACCTTTCGCATCGATCTGAAGCGCACCGGATGA
- the dctA gene encoding C4-dicarboxylate transporter DctA, translated as MPLHTASAPAGPKGRLIGQLYVQVLIGIALGVTVGIVWPSFGAQLEWIAKLFVALVKMIIAPVIFLTIVTGIGALTQVSEVGRVAGRAMTYFLAVSSLALVVGLIVANVVQPGAGMNVDPSTLDASAVAGYATQAEKSTVTGFILDIVPTTVLSALTDGSVLQVLLVAILFGVSLAMVGEIGKPILALAESLSVVVFKLVAIVMRSAPIGAFAAMAFTIGKYGVGTLLNLGQLVATFYLTSAFFVVVILGLIARAAGFSLFGLLRYLREELLLVLGTSSSEPALPGLMNKMERAGVAKPVVGIVVPTGYSFNLDGTNIYMTLAALFIAQATGVDLSWGQQFALLGVAMISSKGAAGVTGAGFITLAATLSIMPSVPVAGIALILGVDRFMSECRAITNFIGNAVATIVIARWEGDLDNERLQAVLKHPRKATADDWPSEKELAQSAPID; from the coding sequence ATTCCACTGCACACGGCCTCGGCACCCGCCGGGCCGAAAGGCCGCCTGATCGGCCAGCTCTACGTCCAGGTGCTGATCGGCATCGCGCTGGGCGTCACCGTTGGTATCGTCTGGCCAAGCTTCGGCGCCCAGCTTGAATGGATCGCCAAGCTCTTCGTCGCGCTGGTCAAGATGATTATCGCGCCGGTCATTTTCCTGACCATCGTTACCGGCATCGGCGCGCTGACTCAGGTTTCCGAGGTCGGCCGCGTCGCGGGCCGCGCGATGACCTATTTCCTCGCGGTGTCCAGCCTTGCGCTGGTTGTCGGCTTGATCGTCGCCAACGTCGTCCAGCCGGGCGCGGGCATGAACGTCGATCCCTCGACGCTCGATGCAAGCGCGGTCGCCGGCTATGCCACGCAAGCCGAGAAATCGACCGTTACGGGCTTCATTCTCGACATCGTGCCGACCACCGTCCTGTCCGCCCTGACCGACGGGTCAGTGCTTCAGGTGCTGCTGGTCGCCATCCTGTTCGGTGTCTCGCTGGCGATGGTGGGCGAGATCGGCAAGCCGATCCTGGCGCTGGCCGAATCGCTGTCGGTCGTGGTGTTCAAGCTGGTCGCTATCGTGATGCGCTCGGCTCCGATCGGGGCTTTTGCGGCGATGGCCTTTACCATCGGCAAATATGGCGTTGGGACCTTGCTTAATCTTGGGCAGTTGGTGGCGACCTTTTACCTGACCTCGGCTTTTTTCGTCGTTGTCATCCTCGGATTGATCGCACGGGCGGCCGGTTTCTCGCTGTTCGGGCTGCTGCGTTATCTGCGCGAAGAGCTGCTCCTGGTGCTGGGCACGTCGTCGTCGGAACCGGCGCTGCCCGGGCTGATGAACAAGATGGAGCGCGCCGGAGTTGCGAAGCCGGTCGTCGGGATCGTGGTCCCGACCGGCTATTCCTTCAACCTTGACGGAACCAATATCTACATGACGCTGGCGGCGCTGTTCATCGCGCAGGCGACCGGCGTCGACCTATCGTGGGGGCAGCAGTTCGCGCTCTTGGGTGTCGCGATGATCAGCTCCAAAGGTGCGGCCGGAGTGACGGGCGCGGGCTTCATCACGCTGGCCGCGACGCTGTCGATCATGCCCAGCGTCCCGGTCGCCGGCATCGCCCTCATCCTCGGCGTCGATCGCTTCATGAGCGAGTGCCGGGCCATCACCAATTTCATCGGCAATGCGGTGGCGACCATCGTCATCGCCCGGTGGGAAGGCGATCTCGACAACGAGCGCCTGCAAGCGGTGCTCAAGCACCCCAGGAAAGCGACCGCAGACGATTGGCCCAGCGAGAAGGAACTCGCTCAGTCCGCGCCGATCGATTGA